The following proteins are co-located in the Apium graveolens cultivar Ventura chromosome 5, ASM990537v1, whole genome shotgun sequence genome:
- the LOC141659897 gene encoding uncharacterized protein LOC141659897, translating to MKGHYTNECRNLKPSVTYFKCGKTGHMSRDCKTPGNNKLMQLTAVPFNQAMTSFVLILQLSSNQPSKSVTPVFPPSYPAQARTFNMNIKDAIHSSEVVAGTLYVNNINAKVLFDSEATRSFISESFIGKLNCEIEPLVEPLSIILANQERVSVKDVCPRCKVEISGYSFPASLIPFQLGEFDIILEMDWLEEHGAQIDCKKKKVILNSPQGKRVEFKGQKQVKTFLTMIQAKRLLRQGCEGYLAHVIDRSKETPNIGSIPIVSKFPDVFPDELPGLPPNRQIEFSIDLAPGVEPVS from the coding sequence ATGAAAGGTCATTACACGAATGAGTGCCGGAACCTGAAGCCTTCTGTTACATactttaaatgtggaaagactGGTCACATGTCGAGGGATTGCAAGACCCCCGGAAACAACAAGTTGATGCAATTGACGGCCGTACCTTTCAATCAAGCAATGACATCTTTTGTTCTAAttcttcaactttcttcaaaTCAACCTTCTAAATCTGTAACTCCAGTGTTTCCTCCCTCCTATCCTGCTCAGGCCCGGACATTCAACATGAACATCAAGGATGCTATTCATAGTTCTGaagttgtggcaggtacgctttaTGTCAACAACATCAATGCTAAAGTGCTATTTGATTCTGAAGCTACTAGATCTTTCATATCTGAATCTTTTATTGGCAAGTTGAATTGTGAAATTGAACCGTTAGTTGAACCCTTATCTATCATTTTGGCtaatcaagaacgagtatctgttaaaGATGTTTGCCCTCGGTGTAAAGTAGAGATTTCAGGCTATAGTTTCCCTGCTTCCCTCATACCTTTTcaattaggagaatttgacattatattaGAAATGGATTGGTTAGAAGAGCATggtgctcagatagattgtaagaagaagaaagtgattcttAATTCCCCTCAAGGAAAGAGAGTAGAGTTTAAAGGGCAGAAGCAAGTTAAGACATTTttgacaatgattcaagctaaaagaCTGTTAAGACAAGGGTGTGAAGGGTATTTGGCTCACGTAATTGATAGATCTAAGGAGACGCCGAATATAGGAAGTATTCCGATAGTTAGCAAATTTCCTGATGTATTTCCTGACGAACTTCCTGGATTACCGCCTAACCGTCAAATCGAATTTTCTATCGACTTAGCGCCCGGCGTGGAACCGGTATCTTAG